One Brassica napus cultivar Da-Ae chromosome C4, Da-Ae, whole genome shotgun sequence genomic region harbors:
- the LOC106397356 gene encoding uncharacterized protein LOC106397356, translating to MQAMRLRTLMLCEELSLPSFQVIVVNADVGCDHCQDRVSKIVSKMNGIEEYVVDVKNKQVMARGDFKPRLVSHQQVKNVASQTLSQNAKRFFRPLNLFLRSIFSICLCPNTL from the exons ATGCAGGCCATGCGGCTGCGCACCCTCATGCTCTGTGAGGAACTCTCACTTCCTTCG TTTCAAGTTATAGTGGTAAACGCAGATGTGGGATGTGACCATTGTCAAGACAGAGTCTCTAAGATTGTCTCCAAGATGAACG GAATAGAAGAATATGTGGTTGATGTCAAGAACAAGCAGGTCATGGCACGAGGTGACTTTAAACCACGTTTGGTTTCTCATCAACAAGTGAAGAACGTCGCCTCTCAAACTCTCTCCCAGAACGCCAAACGCTTTTTCCGACCACTTAACCTCTTCCTTCGCTCAATATTCTCCATTTGTTTATGTCCAAATACACTTTAA
- the LOC106385188 gene encoding chaperone protein dnaJ 13, giving the protein MMGDEAAAARTGPQNRELYALLNLSPEASDEEIRKAYRQWAQVYHPDKSPSPLMKEVAEENFKRICEAYEILSDETKRLIYDLYGMEGLASGLELGPRLSKAEEIKEELQRIKRREEEAKKMAHFMPTGSIVFNLSMPSFLEGDGIMRGMVMASQVQSQLSKDDAVAIAGNLAANQRSGGGIGTVILRRQLSPVSSIEFVASTGLQSLIGMQTTRQLSIHSTATINISKSFSDGSINLTNTWTRQLSETSSGNIELALGMRSGITVGWKKRDENVSAGGDLKIETGGLGASARYTRKLSSKSHGRIAARIGSNALEIEVGGGRKISEFSTVRMMYTIGLKGVFWKLELHRGGQKLIVPVLLSAYISPVFATGAFIVPTSLYFLLKKFVVKPYMQKREKRKALENTEKTYGKVREARASAEKAQQLLQNVATRKKNRQAETGGLIVTKALYGDAKAIEKRHEHMEEEVDSGVIDVTVPMNFLVSDSGELKLHEGVKKSGIMGFCDPCPDQPKQLYVAYTYNSRTFEAIVGDFEELVIPQAGQ; this is encoded by the exons ATGATGGGCGACGAAGCAGCAGCAGCACGAACCGGTCCCCAGAACAGAGAACTCTACGCGCTACTGAATCTATCCCCAGAGGCCTCCGATGAAGAAATCAGGAAAGCTTATCGTCAATGGGCTCAAGTCTATCACCCCGACAAGTCCCCGTCTCCTCTG ATGAAGGAGGTAGCTGAGGAGAACTTCAAACGCATATGCGAAGCGTACGAGATACTCTCCGACGAGACTAAGAGgttgatatatgatttgtatgGTATGGAAGGGTTGGCTTCGGGGTTGGAGCTTGGTCCTAGGCTGAGTAAGGCCGAGGAGATCAAGGAGGAGCTTCAGAGGATTAAGAGGAGGGAGGAAGAAGCTAAGAAGATGGCTCATTTTATGCCTACTGGTTCTATTGTATTCAATCTGTCTATGCCTAGTTTTTTAGAGGGTGATGGCATCATGAGAGG AATGGTTATGGCTAGTCAAGTGCAGTCTCAGTTATCAAAAGATGATGCTGTTGCGATTGCGGGAAATTTAGCAGCAAATCAAAGGTCTGGTGGTGGAATTGGTACTGTCATTCTGAGACGTCAGCTTTCTCCAGTGTCATCCATAGAGTTCGTCGCTTCAACGGGTCTGCAGTCTCTTATTGGGATGCAGACAACACG TCAGTTGTCCATACATTCAACTGCCACTATCAATATTTCAAAGTCTTTTAGTGATGGTTCCATCAACCTTACCAACACGTGGACTCGTCAGCTCTCAGAAACTTCAAGCGGAAAT ATTGAACTGGCACTGGGTATGCGATCAGGAATTACAGTAGGATGGAAAAAGAGAGACGAGAATGTATCTGCTGGTGGTGATTTGAAG ATTGAGACTGGCGGACTCGGAGCATCAGCTCGTTATACTCGTAAACTTTCATCCAAGTCTCACGGTCGAATTGCTGCTAGAATTGGAAG CAATGCTCTTGAGATTGAGGTCGGTGGTGGAAGGAAGATATCTGAGTTCAGTACCGTAAGAATGATGTATACAATAGGActcaag GGTGTTTTTTGGAAACTAGAGCTACACCGTGGTGGTCAAAAGCTGATTGTTCCT GTTCTGCTCTCCGCATATATAAGTCCAGTATTTGCCACCGGAGCATTCATTGTTCCAACATCTCTTTACTTTTTGTTAAAG AAATTTGTGGTGAAGCCGTATATGCAGAAAAGAGAAAAACGTAAGGCCTTGGAGAATACAGAGAAAACTTATGGCAAG GTTCGGGAAGCAAGGGCGTCAGCTGAGAAAGCCCAGCAATTGCTACAAAACGTAGCCACAAGGAAGAAAAACCGGCAAGCTGAAACAGGCGGGCTCATAGTAACAAAGGCCTTGTACGGTGACGCAAAGGCCATAGAGAAAAGACACGAACACATGGAAGAAGAGGTGGATTCGGGAGTCATTGACGTGACAGTGCCCATGAACTTCCTTGTGAGTGACTCCGGGGAGCTCAAGCTCCATGAAGGAGTGAAGAAATCAGGGATCATGGGCTTTTGCGATCCATGTCCCGATCAACCTAAGCAGCTATACGTTGCCTATACTTACAATTCTCGTACCTTTGAGGCAATTGTGGGTGACTTTGAAGAATTGGTTATACCACAAGCTGGCCAGTGA